From a region of the Deltaproteobacteria bacterium genome:
- a CDS encoding EutN/CcmL family microcompartment protein, translating into MYLGRVIGNCVATRKVPGLEGKKLLLVQPLDPRGEPQGTAEVAVDTVQAGLGDHVYLVGSREAAVALDPWFVPVDAAIVGIVDSVDASYEGGGPDPFVRGSGE; encoded by the coding sequence ATGTATCTCGGTCGCGTCATCGGCAACTGCGTCGCCACTCGGAAGGTCCCGGGCCTGGAGGGCAAGAAGCTCCTCCTGGTCCAGCCCCTCGATCCCAGGGGGGAGCCCCAGGGCACCGCCGAGGTGGCGGTGGACACGGTCCAGGCCGGCCTCGGCGACCACGTGTACCTGGTGGGAAGCCGGGAGGCGGCGGTGGCCCTCGACCCCTGGTTCGTTCCGGTCGACGCCGCGATCGTCGGGATCGTCGACTCGGTGGACGCCAGCTACGAGGGCGGCGGCCCCGATCCCTTCGTCCGGGGTTCCGGCGAGTGA